The genome window CTACGATATCCGACAAGTCCAGTTCGTTGCCTGTATCCTGGTAATCTTTGGCGCCCTTTACCAAATATTTGTTGAATACACCACCATCTTCACCCGTATACTGAATGTTGTAGAGCTCCGTTCCATCCTCAGAAGCTTGCACGCGGGCTGTGCGCGCAGAGCGGAGGCCAAAGCCGTTTTTGTATATATCAACTGAAAAGTTTGGGTCGATAGCCTGCGCATGCGTGATGGCGTAAGCCATTGTGCCGCCGTTACCTGCTGTTCCCTCAGCATCAGGGATCGATGCAGTCAATGAGATAAATTCCCTTTCGCTCACAGGCGTTTGGCCACCACCGTCAGGATCGGTCACATCATCTTTGCAACCGGCAAACGTCATTGCCAAACCCAGGATCACCGCGCTTATCAGATTCTTTTTCATCTTAAATTAATTATTATAAAAATTTACTAATTGTGTAATTCAACTTAACTGAGATACTCCTGCCAGGCTTTTGCACACCGAAGTTGTCATACATCTCTGCATTCAGCATGTTTTTGAGATCGAAGCTGGCGACCATCTTACCATTCGGGAACCGGTAGCTGGCTCCGAAATCGTGATAGAACTGGGTAGGCGTGGTAAACCATTCAGATTCCATCCATACGGTCCCGAAAGCGCCGACAAAGCCTGTATTGTAATAAAAATTGAGAATCGAATTTTTCTGGAACTTGTCATTAAGCCGATACTGAACGCTGCCATTCATGGTAAAAAACGGCTCGTTGGGAAGCTGCAAATTGTACAGATCGTGCGGATTGCCCTTTTGGTCAAATTTCTGTTTGAATAAAGTGTTGAATTTGGAGAAGTTGAAGAGTGCATTCAGGCGGTTGTCATATACATAAATCACCTCTCCTTCAAAGCCCCTGGATTGCGTGCGTCCTAGGTTGATATATTTGGTAACCTGAATATCCGCATCGCTTTCCCGTCCCGGCACAATCGCATTTTCGACGGCCTGCTGGGTGATTTTATCAAAGCCATTCCGCCAAAATGCGCTCGCATAGAGCGTCAGTTTGTGTTTGCCGGCCTGGATAGGGCCGTGGCGGAAACCCAGATTGTAATTCACATTCTTTTCAGGGATCAGACCCGGATTTTCCAGAATGTTGTTTTCGGGATCGCCGTAAAGCTGGTTTTCGGTGGCTGTCACGTAGGCGTTTTGGGTGGAACCGATGATGTACATTTTGGAAAATACATTGTAGGAAACCGTAGCACCATATCCTTTGTTGTGGTTCACCGTTTTATTGCGCACCCTGTTGATGACATTTTCGCCGTCTTGTTCGATCAGTTCGGGCCGCGTTTGAATGGTTCGGTTGGAGGTATATTTTCCCAGCAGGTTCGTTTTGAGCTTGTCATTGAAGAACTGCGCTTCATAGTTTAAGGCAAGAATGTTGTTGACTACACTGCTTACAGTCACCATTTCCTTCCGCTCCGGATTCAGCAGGTCATTGTCATCCCTGTCGGTGGTTTCCAGCTTGTGATTAAGGGAAATTCTGTGACCCGGAAAAACAGTGTATCCCAGATTAGAGCGCATATTGGTGATCTGCCGGTTTACTTCCACAATGCTCTTGGCACCTTGCTGGCCCATTCCCGGAGTGGGCGGCACGGGAACAACTTCCCCGTTTCGGATGAGCATTCTGGGCTTTCCGTCCCAGTTGTAAACCTGGCCAACTGTATCCTGAACATATGTGCTCCTGTAACTGCGGACCGCATTCACATTCAGCGCCAATCCTTTGGCCAGGAAA of Dyadobacter chenhuakuii contains these proteins:
- a CDS encoding TonB-dependent receptor, whose product is MLLKPSLLITAIVTLFHLHTFAQTSALKTAVIKGKISDDKGSVVSFVTIRVNGTSIATFSETDGTYTLKDVPYGHQEIMITSVEIKSKTSRIHVHKPTHEFNAVVAKTAQDLNEVQIVQKTEKKQLETQGFAVAIIETKEASLRNLTTNELLDRAVGVRVRQNGGIGSRVEYNLNGMSGSAVGIFLDGIEISTYGSSFNLNNIPPAMIERIEVYKGVLPSHLTGDYVGGAINVVLKKDASQNNITAAVAYGSFNTFQADLSGIYRNKQTGFTTRASGFYTYTDNSYTTWGKFSKFVHPDRTLERYYRAKRFNDTYKSIGGRFEVGFTNVKWADQFFIGYNISDTYSEIPHGTTMARPYVGRFGEYQAHVVSLNYNKNNFLAKGLALNVNAVRSYRSTYVQDTVGQVYNWDGKPRMLIRNGEVVPVPPTPGMGQQGAKSIVEVNRQITNMRSNLGYTVFPGHRISLNHKLETTDRDDNDLLNPERKEMVTVSSVVNNILALNYEAQFFNDKLKTNLLGKYTSNRTIQTRPELIEQDGENVINRVRNKTVNHNKGYGATVSYNVFSKMYIIGSTQNAYVTATENQLYGDPENNILENPGLIPEKNVNYNLGFRHGPIQAGKHKLTLYASAFWRNGFDKITQQAVENAIVPGRESDADIQVTKYINLGRTQSRGFEGEVIYVYDNRLNALFNFSKFNTLFKQKFDQKGNPHDLYNLQLPNEPFFTMNGSVQYRLNDKFQKNSILNFYYNTGFVGAFGTVWMESEWFTTPTQFYHDFGASYRFPNGKMVASFDLKNMLNAEMYDNFGVQKPGRSISVKLNYTISKFL